A single genomic interval of Dromiciops gliroides isolate mDroGli1 chromosome 1, mDroGli1.pri, whole genome shotgun sequence harbors:
- the LOC122752509 gene encoding 60S acidic ribosomal protein P1-like produces the protein MAVSELTCIYSALILQDDEVMVTALNNVNIASLICNVGVGGPAPAAGGAAPAEEKKKEEAKKEESEESDDDMGFGLFD, from the exons ATGGCCGTCTCCGAGCTCACTTGCATCTACTCTGCTCTCATCCTTCAGGACGATGAGGTTATGGTCAC GGCCCTGAACAATGTAAACATTGCAAGTCTCATCTGCAATGTAGGAGTTGGTGGACCTGCCCCAGCAGCTGGTGGTGCTGCCCCagctgaggagaagaagaaagaggaagcaaaaaaagaagagtccGAGGAGTCTGATGATGACATGGGCTTTGGTCTGTTTGACTAA